The following is a genomic window from Flavobacterium crassostreae.
AAACTAATGGCACTTATAATTACGCAACATTAGGTTCTAATTGTATAATACACACTATAGACTTTATCCCGAAATTTGGATTTATAAAAACAACCCATTTTGTTACACATAACAATGAAGCAGCTGGGCTTACTAAATTAATACAAATTGTGATGAAAAATATAGACATTCCATCGGGCTCTTTAAAACAAAGTATGCTATATCTTAAAACGAAATTAAATGGTTTTTTGGATTGTAGCACCAATGAGTTTAAACTGCGCTTTGACTCCGATTTGATAAAAGGGAGCATCGAAGCTATATCCTACTCCAAAGAGATGCACTATATAAACCTAGCGGTTTGTTTTACGGAAGATATCCGTATTAGTTTACAAAACATACCATCCTTGCCTAGCTACTTTATTTACTGCTCGCAAGGTACTGTGACGCATGCATTGGATGCACTGCCCGAAAAAAGAGTTATTAAAGCAGATCAAAATATCATTATCTCTTGTGCTAAGGCAAAAGCCAAAAATGTGTTTTGGATCCCAAAAAATACTCCTACAAAAATTGCACTTATTGTGGTCGAAAATCACTTTATGCCAGAGAGCGATTCTTTGTATTCTAAAATTCAACATACTTTTTTTGAAAACAGACCCGATGGTGTGTATTATGGAATTCAAAATAATAGCATTAGCACCAAAATAGCACAATTGAGAGCAGTAAACCAAAAAGGAATAGTTGGAAATTTATTAAAAAAAGGTATTTTACAAATTGTTTTGGCCACAGAAATTGAAGGTTTTAGCGCAGCGGTAAACAGCAGTAAAGTTACCGAAATTGGCTTGACCAAAAAGCAGATTGAGGATATTAGATTGCTCTCGGAGAGCATCAAAAAAAATCCCTCAGCAGCATACTCCCTAAAATCAATGAGTCAGAAAACAGGAGTATCTCCCAATAAATTGCAAGAAGGGTTTAAAATTATGCACCAAACTACGGTAAATGATTTTATAACCTTGGTACGTATTGAAAGAGCCGAAAGCCTAATTAGAACTAGTGATCTGACCATTTCGCAGATTGTATATTCTATAGGGTTTAGTAGTAGAAGTTATTTTTCTAAAATATTTAAGCAAAAATACCATTGCAGCCCTAAACAATACAAATACAGTCAAAATTCGTTAGCTATTACAGCGTAATATATTTTTATTTTTATAAAAAACAGCTTAGAAATAGGCTGTTTTTTTTTTAGACTAAGTCCAACAGAAAGTTGCTAATTTCGAGGGTATTTAGAGTATGATCTGGATGTGCCTGAAGCAGGGCATGTTGGGGCATAAAAGGCATTTCGGCCTCCAAAGGGTTTTGTACTATGGTAGTACCGCCGGCTTTATGAATGGCTAACAACCCTTTGGTTCCATCTGCATTTGCGCCAGAGAGCAGAATGCCTAGTAAAGAGTTTTTGTACACCTCTGCTAGAGATTGAAAAGAGACATCTATACTGGGTCTGCTAAAATTTATTTTTTCGGAAATATCCAACGAAATTGTTTTGTTTTTTTCAAACAACAAATGGTAATTAGCCGGAGCGATGTAAATACTACCCGGCAGGATTGGTGTTTTGTCTTCTACTTCTTTAACTTGCATGCTTGTTTTTAATGCAATCAAATTTTCGAGCATACTGTCTGCAGAACTGGTTCTATGTACTACAATAACCAAAGCAAAAGGTGCGTTTGCTTTTAGTTTGGGCAGTATCTCCATCAAAACATGCAAACTGCCAGCAGAACCACCCAAAACTACTGCATCAAAATGGGTTATTCTTTTATTTTTCTCCATATTTTTTGTTTGTTGAGCTGTTTAAAGTTTTTGCTCATGGAGGCAAATTTTAGTGTCTCTTTGCTTCCTAAGGCAAGATAACCCAATGGAGATAAACTTTGATCAAAAAGATTCAAGGCTCTTTCTTGCAGGTTTTTATCAAAATAAATCATTACATTTCTGCATAATATCAAATCAAATTCATTGAATTTACCTACTCACTTTTCACTTATTCGGTATCTTAAAAACTGAAACAATTTTGTTCTAACAGGCTTGAGTTCCATTAGGCTGCGTTGCTGCACCGGATTATCTACAGTGAGTTGTTGTACTTTATCAAATGCTGCATGGGCTTCTTCTTCGGATTGGTCAAAATGATTTAAAAAATCTTCTCTGCCTGTGATCAAAAAACCGCGCATGGCTGCTAGAGATATGGCGGAACTGAGGTATAAATTTCGTTTAAAGTTGTTTTTCATGTGATGCAAAATCCAAAATTATTTAATTGTTTAATTGTAAAGGCAAAACCAAAATAAAAGTTGCTTCTGCATCCACTTGACTTTTGGCGGTAATTAAGCCTTGGTGTTTTTCGATAATTTTTTTGGCAATTGCCAAACCTATTCCAGTTCCTTCATAAATTTTTCGATCGCTCAAGCTTTGAAAAATCATAAAAATTTTACTCAAATATTGCTCATCAAATCCTATTCCGTTGTCTTGAATAAAAATCCTACAATAGGCACCATCATCTTGTATCTCACTATCCAAACTGCGTTTAGCAATGCGTTCCGAACGAATATTAATAATAGGTGGCACTCCATCTTTGGTAAACTTTAGCGAATTGCCTATTAGGTTTTGAAATACTTGCCGCAATTGCGATGGAATACCCATAATTGTAGGCAAATTATGCACCGTAATAGTAGCTTTTTTTTCTTCTATCAAATGATCATTATCTGTAATCACCTCGTGCACCAAAACATCCAAAGCTACTTTTTCAGGCCGTACGGTGGCAGATAAACGGGAGTATTCTAGCAAATCCGTAATCAAATTTTGCATTCTTTCGGCTGCTTTTACGGTACGGTTTACATAATCTTTGGCTTTATCATCTTGTAGCAAATAATTATCTTTAATGATATGGATAAACATCTGAATTTTTCTCAAAGGCTCTTTTAGATCATGAGATACCACCCAAGAGAATTGCTGCAATTCATGATTTTTGAGTTCTAATTCTTCGTTTTTGGTAACTAATTCATTGGTTCTAGCGGCAATTTTTATTTCTAAATTTTCTTGAGCTTCTTTTCTAATTTCTATCTCTTTAGATAATAAATCTTTGATAACCAAGAGTTCGTTTTGCTGCTGATAGATTTTTAAAAAAGTTTTAACCTTAAGGATTAATAAATCCGAATCTACCGGTTTAGTAATATAATCTACCGCACCGGTTTGGTAGCCTTTAAATATAAAATTCTTTTGCTTGTTGACAGCAGATAAAAAAATTACCGGAATATTCTTAGTTCGGTTGCTTCCTGCCAAAATTTCCGCCACTTCAAAACCATCCATACCTGGCATCTGAACATCCATAATAATAAGGGCGTACTCTTTTTTTAGGATTTTTTTCAAGGCTTCTTCACCAGATTCTGCCGCTTCAACTTCTAAATCCTGAAGCTCCAATATCTTTTTTAAAGCTATTAAATTAGCCTTAATGTCATCCACAATTAGTATCATAAATTTGTTTTTGTTCCCTTTGTTTTTTTTTAATAAAAGGACACATTAATAGGGCATTAATTTTGAAATAATTTTACATATTACAACCCATTATAAGCTTGGTATAAAATTCCTTTTTTTGGGTAAAAAAAGCTGTTTTGAACTTTATTTACTATTCAATTAATTAAAAAAAACAGGTATTACCATTCAAAAATAAAAAAAAGAAGTTATAAACCTTGGTAAAAAAACGGTAATTTGAGCGCAATTATTCAAAATAAAAAAATGAACACTTCTGCCTTATAATCTTATAACTTTATACCAAAATAGTGTAAATTGTAGTGCTACAAAATAGCCTAACAAATTGTACCCTAAAACACTACAACTAATTTAATCTCTATAAATAGACTTTAAATGGACCCGAGTATTTTAATACAATTGTGCAAATAGAGCTTCCAAAAAAGAGTTTTCATACCCACAAAAAAGATCTCTATAAATACTAGATATCATTTGCAAAAAATATAAAAACCATCTTAAAAAGATGCTCTTAAATTTTGTTAATTTGCAAAGCCAATTGGTTGTTTTTTATATCGCAATTTTCCCTCCCTAAATGACAGACTATTTATACCATAAAATCTATACTGACACCTCTTTTAAAACAACGGATTTAAACCAGCAAGAATTTGAATCTTGCCAATTTAATAGTTGTGATTTTAGTTTGTGTAATTTTATTGGAGTAACTTTTATTGATTGTGTATTTACCCATTGCAATTTTGAACATGCCAATATAAATCACGTAGCCTTTCGAGGCGTGCATTTTAATTATTGCAAAATAATCGGGGTCAATTTTGCCATGTGCGATGCGCTTATTTTTGAGGTACATTTTAAAAATAGTATTTTGGATTTTTCAAAATTCTATACGTTAAAAATGAAAAGAACCCCCTTTGAACAATGCAGTATGGTTGCCGTAGATTTTATGAATACCGATCTAACCGAGGCTTTTTTTGATCGTTGTGATTTGTACCGTGCCGAATTTGCTAACGCCACGGCTATTAAAGCCAATTTTAGAACCAGTTATAATTATACCATAGATCCCGAAAAAACAAAAATAAAAAAAGCGCTTTTTTCAATGGATGGTATAAAAGGATTGTTAACCAAACATAACATTTGTGTAAGCCCATAATTTTATAAACCCAGCCCCTTTTTACTGTTTATAAAATTCCCTATTTTTGTAGTCTAAAATTTATTATGATGCCAAATAAAAAATATAAAATAGCCGTTATCCAATTAAATCTTAATGATGTTGCCGAAAACAACCTCAAAAAATGCTTGCATTGGGTACGGGATGC
Proteins encoded in this region:
- a CDS encoding helix-turn-helix domain-containing protein gives rise to the protein MKNIDIPSGSLKQSMLYLKTKLNGFLDCSTNEFKLRFDSDLIKGSIEAISYSKEMHYINLAVCFTEDIRISLQNIPSLPSYFIYCSQGTVTHALDALPEKRVIKADQNIIISCAKAKAKNVFWIPKNTPTKIALIVVENHFMPESDSLYSKIQHTFFENRPDGVYYGIQNNSISTKIAQLRAVNQKGIVGNLLKKGILQIVLATEIEGFSAAVNSSKVTEIGLTKKQIEDIRLLSESIKKNPSAAYSLKSMSQKTGVSPNKLQEGFKIMHQTTVNDFITLVRIERAESLIRTSDLTISQIVYSIGFSSRSYFSKIFKQKYHCSPKQYKYSQNSLAITA
- a CDS encoding chemotaxis protein CheB — encoded protein: MEKNKRITHFDAVVLGGSAGSLHVLMEILPKLKANAPFALVIVVHRTSSADSMLENLIALKTSMQVKEVEDKTPILPGSIYIAPANYHLLFEKNKTISLDISEKINFSRPSIDVSFQSLAEVYKNSLLGILLSGANADGTKGLLAIHKAGGTTIVQNPLEAEMPFMPQHALLQAHPDHTLNTLEISNFLLDLV
- a CDS encoding CheR family methyltransferase, which produces MILCRNVMIYFDKNLQERALNLFDQSLSPLGYLALGSKETLKFASMSKNFKQLNKQKIWRKIKE
- a CDS encoding CHASE3 domain-containing protein, whose amino-acid sequence is MKNNFKRNLYLSSAISLAAMRGFLITGREDFLNHFDQSEEEAHAAFDKVQQLTVDNPVQQRSLMELKPVRTKLFQFLRYRISEK
- a CDS encoding sensor histidine kinase, translating into MILIVDDIKANLIALKKILELQDLEVEAAESGEEALKKILKKEYALIIMDVQMPGMDGFEVAEILAGSNRTKNIPVIFLSAVNKQKNFIFKGYQTGAVDYITKPVDSDLLILKVKTFLKIYQQQNELLVIKDLLSKEIEIRKEAQENLEIKIAARTNELVTKNEELELKNHELQQFSWVVSHDLKEPLRKIQMFIHIIKDNYLLQDDKAKDYVNRTVKAAERMQNLITDLLEYSRLSATVRPEKVALDVLVHEVITDNDHLIEEKKATITVHNLPTIMGIPSQLRQVFQNLIGNSLKFTKDGVPPIINIRSERIAKRSLDSEIQDDGAYCRIFIQDNGIGFDEQYLSKIFMIFQSLSDRKIYEGTGIGLAIAKKIIEKHQGLITAKSQVDAEATFILVLPLQLNN
- a CDS encoding pentapeptide repeat-containing protein, whose amino-acid sequence is MTDYLYHKIYTDTSFKTTDLNQQEFESCQFNSCDFSLCNFIGVTFIDCVFTHCNFEHANINHVAFRGVHFNYCKIIGVNFAMCDALIFEVHFKNSILDFSKFYTLKMKRTPFEQCSMVAVDFMNTDLTEAFFDRCDLYRAEFANATAIKANFRTSYNYTIDPEKTKIKKALFSMDGIKGLLTKHNICVSP